The Vulpes vulpes isolate BD-2025 chromosome 1, VulVul3, whole genome shotgun sequence genome contains the following window.
GGTGTCCTGAGGATTAGAGTTAATGCAGGGAAAGCCCTCAGAGCAGTGCCTGGTGATCAAACGCTATACCATTTTAGGAAACGTTATCTATTACAGATTACCATGATTGATTGCTAATAGtttttttaagactctttttATAGctaactgaatttatttatagACAAGGACACTTGCTTTACTGTAAATCAAGAGATCGACGTCGTAGTTAAAAACTTTTAATCCCAattcttactaaaataaataagtagtagAATTTGGAGTAAACCACCTAAAATCTTCTGGCAGATGCCCTTTTAGGTTATGGGCATTCTTCACATTGGGAATGCAGACCTCAGTGGTTAACAGGCTTTCCCAGCCCTGATACCCAATGCTCCCACACAGCCTGAGACCTGAATCTCTaccccagctcccccaccccatcccggGAAACTGGTTTCCTCACCTGGCCTAATTACCCCACAGCATATGCAGTGTAATTCATGTAAAAATGCTTTGAGAGTCTCAAGAACTAAGCAAAAGTGGGTTTAAGTGAGTAGAAGGGCAAGATTCCCGAGTTTTGGGGACAGTCCCCATCCTCAAGAAGTAACTTCTTGTCCCTTAGGATCTCCCAGAATAAAATGATCCCAATACTTCTGGAACTGCTGGTgaagcccctcacccccacctctgtCAGTTGAGAACTGTCCCCTAGTGCTGAGGGGTCCACTCTGAACTCCTGCTCTGTCTTCTTCTGGACATGTGGAGGCCAGCCCACATGCTAGCTGAGGTTTACCTTATGGTTTCCCCAGAGTCTGGCAAGCCCATTTGGATCCACAACTCTGAAGATCTTGGCGTTCTTATCTTCCCATCTGATGTAGGGCTCATACCTGGTGTCACAGAGCAGCTGGTACACATAATCCCACAGCAGCCGGCAGTCTACGATGGAGCACAGCTGTTTGCGGGGGCTCATGGACTCATTTATTCACCCTAACTCTAGGAAGTGCCCCccccttaaataaatatataaatctttatccACAGCGAGATATGACGAAACGAGCCCAGAGAGGTATGGACATATCCGAGTCACCAATCTCCTGAGTGACACACAGATTGAAAAGACTAACTCAGCTCTGCAAACATGAGAGCCCTTCACTTGGGGGGCAGGTAGCAAGGGCAGGCAGTGGGGATGCTGGATGGCGGCCAGTGGCCTGCACCTGCTTCCAGATCCCTCTCTGCCCTTTGCCCTATTCTCTGTTAAATCAGGATTGTTAAATCCATCCTGTCAAGTCCTTTAGTGAGAAGCTTGAGAAAATCAAATCATCATGGAGGGCAAGTGGCCAAGGGAGCCTGGGAGCAAGAGCTTAAGGCCTCCTACCTGGGCCACCTGGCTGGGTCATTTCGGGCAGATTACCTAACCTCTTCTGAGCCACAGTATCTTTGTAGGGGATGATATGAGGCTTGAGTAACATAATAAACCCAAAAGCCcttagcactgtgcctggtaCAGAGTAAGTGCTCAGAGAATACTAagcattattattaaaaagatcaAATGCTTGTGCTTCAGTGATTCCCAGGCATTTCCAACCCAGAAGCCAGGCTTAGTGGTGTCTTAGGACAAATGTTATTGCCCTAGCATGGCTCAAAATTATGCTttggaaaggcaggcagggggtacctgggtggctcagcggttgagcgtctgcctttggctcagatcatgatcccggggtccggggatcaagtcctacctcaggctccctgcatggagcctgcttctccctctgcctgtgtctctgcctctctctctgtgtctctcaagaataaataaataaaatcttgtaaaaaaagaaagaaagagagagagagagagagaaaggcagttTATCTGTCAGTTTTTCTGGTGGCCTGTTAGTCAACACTTTAACAATGAATGTAGAGTGGAAGTGTGTTGCCTACTTAGAgctcaggctctggagccagactgcctgggttcatgCCCCAGCTCTGGCACTTACTGCTGTGTGATTGATCCTGGGGGAGTCACTtaagttctctgtgcctcattttccttcctataaaatggagctaatactAACCTCAAAAAGCTGGTGTGGGATTAAGTAAAGTTCTCAGAACCATGCCTGATACATAGTAAGCACCCaattgttgaaaaataaataaataaaaatttaaagggaaGAATACTCCATGCCAATCTCACTATCTGACTGTGACTAGTTTAACTGTCCCTGCCCTATTGTGGCCAGATTATGGCAAGCACATGGGACAGTCACCCTAAACTCTTCTAAAAGCTCAGCACAGACTCCATTCCTCAGCTCAAAACAAACCTCtgccctgccaccccccaccctctaGACTTGGCCTCAGCCTACCTCCCAGGGGCACACAGCCTCCTACTCACCAGAGATCCTGCCATCAATGGGGGCCTGTGGCATCGTGGGGGAGGAGCAGTCTCCCTCAGCCTTGCAGCCCAGCTCCGCACAGTGAAATACATCGAGGGATTCCTCCCTGCCAAAGGGCCTCTTAGCCAGGGGGCTCAAGAAGCTGGCAGGCCCCAGGTGTGATGGCTGCTGCAGGAGATCCCTTTGGGGGGCCAACTGAGGGGGCCCGGTCCCCTCTGCAAGCAGATAAGCACCAATTGATTCTGTGGGAAGAATCCTGAGCCTCCCCCAGCTCAGACCCCTCAATGCCATGCCTGGGAGCCCCGTGAGGCAGCACTCCCAATGCTCTTCTTCCATCTGGTCCCCAGGTGGAAGGTCAAGGAGACGTAGGGTCCCTGAGCTCTGGCACAGGTGAGGGCCAGACAGCACAGGGGCCAACCTCAGCTCCGAGACAAGTAACTTAATCTCTCAAACCCACCCCTTGCAAAGCCAAGGGGTGACAGAACCAGGTCCAGAATTCAGGTGCCTTGTATCTTAGTCCTGTATCCTCTCCAtccacccaacaaatatttattaagaactttCTGtgagccaggcattgttctaaagCATGTGGGGGACATATCACTGAACCCAAAAAAGGCCCcttccctcatggagcttatagtgGGGGGGTAAGGGGGTTGCAAATGGAGAGaatgtgtaaaataaaaaaggaaatcgtATACAATATGAGGGGGGTGAGAATAAAGCACTGTAAGGCAGATAGGGAATCCTGGGAAAGACAGCTACATGATGGTAAGGGAAGGTCTCACTAAAGTGTTAACATCTAGTAGACAtctaaaagaaagagaggagtgaGCTATGTGAGAATCTAGAAGAGGGaatgccaggcagagggagcagcaagagcaaaggccctgaggcaggaatgtgTCTGGCTTATTCAATGACCATGGAGGCTGTTGTAGCTAGAgcagcatgagcaagggggagaggggtgggagaggaCAGCAGAAGGCAGGAGTCATTATAAGGACTGTGGctgggcggcccaggtggctcagtggtttagcgccaccttcagcccagggtgtgatcctggagacccagaatagagtcccccgtcaggctccctgcatggagcctgcttctccctctgcctgtgtctctgcctctctctctctctctctctgtgtctctcatgaataaataaataaaatatttaaaaaaaaataaggactgTGGCTTTGACTCTGAGTTTGATGGGAGCCATTGGAagattttgagcagagaagtgacatgatctgatttatgaATCTCTCTGGCTACTCTATTGTGAATAGATCATAGGAGATCAAGAGTGAAAACAAGGACATCAGTGAGGAGATTCTCTAGAAGTGATGAGGGCTGGGCCATGGGCAGCAATAGAGGTGTGTGAAATGATTGAGTTCTGGATAGATTATGAGGGTAGAGTCCACTGGTCGTGTTGATGGTTGGgatttaagtgggaaaaaaaagaaagcaagcatgagGTGACATCCAACATTTTGGCCAGAGCAATCAGGAAGATGATGTTGCAGTCTGCTGAGATGGGGAATCCCAGAAGAGGAGTAGAGTTGTGGGGAGAGAGGTGGGACACATGTTTGCTTTAGGAGTTAGGGTTGAAATGCCCATTAGACATCCCAGGGAAGGTATCGGGTAGGCAATGTGGGGTGTGAAAGTCTAGAATTTGCAGAGGTATGGGCATATGTAGGGGTCATCGGTACTAGATGGTATTTAACACTCTAGGTCTGAGTGCAGATAGAGAAGAGGCCCCTTGAGCCATGGGGTACTCCAACAtttagaagaaggagagaaaaagaaaagccaggaaaCTGAGGAGTGACCATGGGGTGTTCTGGAAGTCAAGGGAAGAGTTTGAGGGGAAGGAGGATGACCATTGAAGGCCATGAGAGGTGACAGTGAACAAGTATTCACTTGGTGGACAGGGACATCCCCACATTCAGGTTTCTAGAAAAGAGTTTCCACAAAGAGATCAGGAGGAGAGGGAATAGGGACACCAGACAACAATGTTTTGCTAGAGAGGAGTGCAGAGAAATGCGGAGATGGGTGGTCTCAGGAGACCTACAGGGGCCAGGGGTGATGGCTtaggaggcagggcagaggggagctgggagcccagccCACACAGCTGCCTCTTCCTTTGCCTGGAGGAATCCCTGTTCTTCCAATGAAGCCAACTTGGGGTAGGGTCCCAGAGCTCTGAGAGGAGCCTCCTCACCTTTCAGGAGGCAAGGGTAGTGCTGAGTGGGCATCTTCTGCCTGAAGGCCCCTCCAAAAAAGGGCCCACACACCAGGGCTTGCCTCTGGGTCTTGATGTACTGGAGCAGCTCATACAGGACGTCCCCTAGGGGTGAAGGCAAGAAGCAGGTCAGTCACCTGCCTCTTGGGTGAGGTCTGGGATCATTTACAAGCTTCATGCTGATGAGATGAGAGGGAGCAGAGTGGAAAGGGGTAGGGGAGACAAGAGCTGTGGGGAAGGCAAGGGGAAGTGACAGTAGGACAGAGCTCTGGGGCTCTGCAAACAACACCCA
Protein-coding sequences here:
- the ETV7 gene encoding transcription factor ETV7 isoform X2, with the translated sequence MNGRALCILTKDDFRLRAPGSGDVLYELLQYIKTQRQALVCGPFFGGAFRQKMPTQHYPCLLKEGTGPPQLAPQRDLLQQPSHLGPASFLSPLAKRPFGREESLDVFHCAELGCKAEGDCSSPTMPQAPIDGRISDCRLLWDYVYQLLCDTRYEPYIRWEDKNAKIFRVVDPNGLARLWGNHKNRVNMTYEKMSRALRHYYKLNIIKKEPGQKLLFRFLKTPRKVSQDKGSHLEQPESQEQDRMDFKEEMLEVSP